The following are encoded together in the Lathyrus oleraceus cultivar Zhongwan6 chromosome 3, CAAS_Psat_ZW6_1.0, whole genome shotgun sequence genome:
- the LOC127128947 gene encoding agamous-like MADS-box protein AGL80, with translation MARIRKRKITSKLIENFSQRKMCYKTRLKGLFTKMEQVTTLCDLQACAVVFGPGDATPSMWPSCDAAEKLIHKFESMPEHARFNNVTDQLSFLKEKGKRLQATLDKIMEDNEDTLMGSYLYQIENESKSLTDFEPSVLNRLINFMLKKYKIFSSRVEYSEEDVSRENFGVFRNTTDPSVGVGEVFSERKFEGFNGGSSSRMFNEGKYGCFNGENYPSSEAFRPNMFGVLNGENSQSNLFPQGDLKGFYGIPTNDGSDMTMPIPLNINEENNNGRNMTSFNANFADNIYGNNFNNRFL, from the coding sequence ATGGCAAGAATTAGGAAAAGAAAGATCACATCCAAATTGATTGAAAATTTTAGTCAAAGAAAAATGTGTTATAAGACAAGATTAAAAGGGTTGTTCACTAAAATGGAGCAGGTGACAACCCTTTGTGATCTGCAGGCATGTGCGGTTGTGTTTGGCCCAGGTGATGCGACACCTTCAATGTGGCCATCTTGTGATGCTGCTGAAAAACTCATACACAAGTTTGAGTCGATGCCGGAACATGCACGATTTAATAATGTGACTGATCAATTGTCTTTTTTGAAGGAGAAAGGTAAAAGACTTCAAGCTACCCTTGACAAGATCATGGAAGATAACGAAGATACACTAATGGGATCTTACCTGTATCAAATTGAAAATGAAAGTAAGTCTTTAACTGACTTTGAACCTAGTGTATTGAATCGTTTAATTAATTTTATGCTAAAAAAGTATAAGATATTTAGTTCAAGAGTAGAGTATTCTGAAGAGGATGTGTCTCGAGAAAATTTTGGAGTTTTTCGTAACACCACTGATCCTAGTGTTGGGGTTGGTGAGGTGTTTTCTGAGAGAAAGTTTGAGGGTTTTAATGGTGGAAGTAGTTCGAGAATGTTTAATGAAGGAAAATATGGATGTTTCAATGGAGAAAATTACCCGAGTTCTGAGGCATTTCGTCCTAACATGTTTGGAGTTCTCAATGGTGAAAATAGTCAATCAAATTTATTTCCTCAAGGTGATTTGAAAGGTTTTTATGGTATCCCTACCAATGATGGAAGTGACATGACTATGCCAATACCTTTGAACATCAATGAAGAGAACAACAATGGAAGAAATATGACAAGTTTCAATGCAAACTTTGCCGACAATATCTATGGAAACAATTTCAACAATAGATTTCTCTAA